From the genome of Streptomyces sp. NBC_01260, one region includes:
- a CDS encoding potassium/proton antiporter: MAAVRISSRSGLPSLLLYLGIGVVMGQDGLFDVKFDNAELTQVIGYAALVVILAEGGLGTKWKEVRPALPAAALLSTVGVAVSVGVTAAGAHYLVGLDWRQALIIGAVVSSTDAAAVFSVLRKVPLPARITGVLEAESGFNDAPVVILVVAFSTVGPVDSWYVLVGEIALELAIGAAVGIAVGWLGSFGLRHVALPASGLYPIAVMAIAVSAYAAGALVHGSGFLAVYLAAMILGNAKLPHWPATRGFADGLGWLAQIGMFVLLGLLVTPHDLLDDFWPAVVVGLVLTVVARPLEVFLSLAPFRLPWQEKALMSWAGLRGAVPIILATIPMVSGIEGSTRVFNIVFVLVIVYTLIQGPTLPWLAKALKIAEDPSEAADLGIESAPLERLRGHLLSVAIPAKSKMHGVEVGELRLPAGAAVTLVVRDDKSFVPTPPTVLRRGDELLVVTTDPVRDATEARLHAVGEGGKLAGWLGTDGNPGAEPFTGPHVSNALKAVKKLGRMPDETVAHETTAREMKTRETKAREAKAREAKAHQ, encoded by the coding sequence GTGGCGGCGGTACGGATCTCGTCACGCAGCGGGCTCCCCAGCCTGCTCCTGTACCTCGGCATCGGCGTCGTCATGGGGCAGGACGGGCTCTTCGACGTCAAGTTCGACAACGCGGAACTGACGCAGGTCATCGGGTACGCGGCCCTGGTCGTGATCCTCGCCGAGGGTGGCCTCGGCACGAAGTGGAAAGAGGTCAGACCCGCCCTGCCCGCGGCGGCGCTGCTCTCCACCGTCGGCGTCGCGGTGAGCGTGGGCGTGACCGCCGCCGGAGCGCACTACCTGGTCGGCCTCGACTGGCGGCAGGCGCTGATCATCGGCGCGGTCGTCTCCTCCACGGACGCCGCCGCGGTCTTCTCCGTACTGCGCAAGGTGCCGTTGCCCGCCCGGATCACCGGCGTCCTGGAAGCCGAATCCGGCTTCAACGACGCCCCCGTGGTGATTCTGGTGGTGGCCTTCTCGACCGTCGGGCCGGTGGACAGCTGGTACGTACTGGTCGGCGAGATAGCACTGGAGCTGGCGATCGGCGCGGCCGTCGGCATCGCGGTCGGCTGGCTCGGCTCGTTCGGGCTGCGGCATGTGGCGCTGCCCGCCTCCGGCCTCTACCCGATCGCCGTGATGGCGATCGCGGTGTCCGCGTACGCGGCGGGTGCCCTGGTCCACGGCAGCGGCTTCCTCGCCGTCTACCTCGCGGCGATGATCCTCGGCAACGCCAAGCTGCCGCACTGGCCCGCCACCCGCGGCTTCGCCGACGGGCTCGGCTGGCTGGCCCAGATCGGCATGTTCGTGCTGCTCGGCCTGCTGGTCACCCCGCACGACCTGCTCGACGACTTCTGGCCCGCCGTCGTCGTGGGCCTGGTGCTCACGGTGGTGGCCCGGCCGCTGGAGGTCTTCCTCTCGCTCGCGCCGTTCCGATTGCCGTGGCAGGAGAAGGCCCTGATGTCCTGGGCGGGGCTGCGCGGCGCCGTGCCCATCATCCTGGCGACCATTCCGATGGTGTCCGGTATCGAGGGCTCCACCCGGGTCTTCAACATCGTCTTCGTACTCGTCATCGTCTACACCCTCATCCAGGGCCCGACGCTGCCCTGGCTCGCGAAGGCCCTCAAGATCGCCGAAGACCCGTCCGAGGCGGCCGACCTGGGCATCGAGTCGGCGCCCCTGGAGCGGCTGCGCGGACATCTGCTGTCGGTGGCCATCCCCGCCAAGTCGAAGATGCACGGTGTCGAGGTCGGCGAACTGCGACTGCCCGCGGGGGCCGCGGTCACCCTCGTCGTACGGGACGACAAGAGCTTCGTCCCCACCCCGCCGACCGTGCTGCGCCGCGGCGACGAACTGCTGGTGGTCACGACCGATCCGGTGCGCGACGCGACAGAGGCGCGGCTGCACGCGGTCGGCGAGGGCGGCAAGCTGGCCGGCTGGCTGGGGACCGACGGGAATCCCGGCGCGGAACCCTTCACCGGGCCACATGTCTCCAATGCGCTCAAGGCCGTGAAGAAACTGGGCCGGATGCCGGACGAGACAGTGGCGCACGAGACGACGGCCCGGGAGATGAAGACCCGCGAGACGAAGGCCCGTGAAGCGAAGGCGCGAGAAGCGAAGGCCCACCAGTGA
- a CDS encoding penicillin acylase family protein yields MPANTTASSGSTGTAGGGSRKKKGRRARLIVIVLVLALVAGIGYGTYWSVSTVRASYPQTNGTAQLAGLDSDVEVKRDSYGIPQIYADSDADLFRAQGFVQAQDRFWEMDVRRHMTAGRLSEMFGSGQVETDSFLRTLGWRKVAQEEYDHVLSAETKKNLQSYADGVNAYLKGRDGKDISVEYAALGLTNDYKPTQWTPVDSVAWLKAMAWDLRGNMQDEIDRSLMTSRLDAKQIEDLYPPYPYDKHKPIVAEGAISPVTGKFDPQATPSDGLGSSTAQGATQGLNTQLGALSDTLDKIPSLLGPNGTGIGSNSWVVSGKYTTTNKPLLANDPHLAPQLPSLWYQMGLHCRTVSATCKYDAAGYTFSGMPGVIIGHNQDIAWGFTNLGADVTDLFLEKVSADGYQYDGKVKPFTTREETIKVAGGRDRHITVRETNNGPLVSDRSSELEKVGQKAPVTNAAPDRADGYGVALKWTALEPGKSMDAVFELNRAKDFTSFRAAAEHFEVPSQNLIYADTKGHIGYQAPGRIPQRKSGDGTMPSPGWSSAYGWKKDPIPFDELPYEYDPKRGYIVTANQAVIDEEKYPYMLTKDWGYGTRSQRINDLIESKIKGGGKISTDDMQKMQMDNTSEIATLLVPELMKINISDKDVREAQKLLEGWDYTQESDSAAAAYFNAVWRNILKLAFGDKLPKELRVKGECLNVPPAKSSGPVDEQDKRVRECGQRAPDSAQPDGGDRWYQVVENLMDKPDSDWWKAPANRKDKATGNREELFARAMEDARWELTAKLGKDITTWNWGRLHQLTLKNQTLGTEGPGLLQRVLNRGPWNLGGGEAAVDATGWNAAGGYEVVWVPSMRMVLNVGDWDKSRWINLTGASGHAFSAHYTDQTDKWVNGELLDWSYGTNAVTGSTKDTLTLKP; encoded by the coding sequence ATGCCCGCCAACACAACCGCCTCTTCCGGCTCCACCGGTACCGCCGGTGGCGGGTCGCGCAAGAAGAAGGGGCGACGCGCCCGCCTGATCGTGATCGTCCTGGTGCTGGCGCTTGTCGCGGGTATCGGATACGGCACGTACTGGTCCGTATCCACCGTGCGGGCCTCGTACCCGCAGACCAACGGGACCGCCCAGCTCGCCGGCCTCGACAGCGATGTCGAGGTGAAGCGCGACAGCTACGGGATTCCGCAGATCTACGCCGACTCCGATGCCGACCTGTTCCGCGCCCAGGGATTCGTCCAGGCGCAGGACCGCTTCTGGGAGATGGACGTCCGCCGTCACATGACGGCCGGCCGGCTCTCCGAGATGTTCGGGTCCGGCCAGGTCGAGACAGACTCCTTCCTGCGCACGCTCGGCTGGCGCAAGGTCGCACAGGAGGAGTACGACCACGTCCTGTCCGCGGAGACCAAGAAGAACCTCCAGTCGTACGCGGACGGGGTGAACGCCTACCTCAAGGGCCGCGACGGCAAGGACATCTCCGTCGAGTACGCGGCGCTGGGCCTCACCAACGACTACAAGCCGACGCAGTGGACCCCGGTCGACTCGGTCGCCTGGCTGAAGGCCATGGCCTGGGACCTCCGCGGCAACATGCAGGACGAGATCGACCGTTCGCTGATGACCAGCAGGCTCGACGCGAAGCAGATCGAGGACCTGTACCCGCCCTACCCGTACGACAAGCACAAGCCGATCGTCGCCGAGGGCGCGATCTCCCCGGTCACCGGGAAGTTCGACCCGCAGGCGACGCCGTCCGACGGCCTCGGCTCGTCCACCGCGCAGGGCGCCACACAGGGGCTCAACACCCAGCTCGGCGCGCTCTCCGACACCCTCGACAAGATCCCCTCGCTGCTCGGGCCTAACGGCACCGGCATCGGGTCGAACTCCTGGGTGGTCTCGGGCAAGTACACGACGACCAACAAGCCGCTGCTCGCCAACGACCCGCACCTGGCGCCGCAGCTGCCCTCGCTCTGGTACCAGATGGGGCTGCACTGCCGCACTGTCTCGGCGACCTGCAAGTACGACGCCGCCGGCTACACGTTCTCCGGTATGCCGGGCGTGATCATCGGCCACAACCAGGACATCGCCTGGGGCTTCACCAACCTGGGCGCGGACGTCACCGACCTCTTCCTGGAGAAGGTCTCCGCGGACGGCTACCAGTACGACGGCAAGGTGAAGCCCTTCACCACCCGCGAGGAGACCATCAAGGTCGCCGGCGGCAGGGACCGGCACATCACCGTCCGTGAGACCAACAACGGTCCGCTGGTCTCCGACCGTTCCAGCGAGCTGGAGAAGGTTGGCCAGAAGGCGCCCGTCACCAACGCGGCTCCGGACCGTGCGGACGGCTACGGGGTGGCGCTGAAGTGGACCGCGCTGGAGCCCGGCAAGTCCATGGACGCGGTCTTCGAGCTCAACCGCGCCAAGGACTTCACGTCCTTCCGTGCGGCGGCCGAGCACTTCGAGGTTCCCTCGCAGAACCTGATCTACGCCGACACCAAGGGCCACATCGGCTACCAGGCGCCGGGCAGGATCCCGCAGCGCAAGTCCGGCGACGGCACGATGCCCAGCCCCGGCTGGTCCTCGGCCTACGGCTGGAAGAAGGACCCGATCCCGTTCGACGAGCTGCCGTACGAGTACGACCCGAAGCGCGGGTACATCGTCACCGCCAACCAGGCGGTCATCGACGAGGAAAAGTACCCGTACATGCTCACCAAGGACTGGGGCTACGGCACCCGCAGCCAGCGGATCAACGACCTCATCGAGTCGAAGATCAAGGGTGGCGGGAAGATCTCGACCGATGACATGCAGAAGATGCAGATGGACAACACCAGCGAGATCGCCACGCTGCTGGTGCCCGAGCTGATGAAGATCAACATCTCGGACAAGGACGTCCGGGAGGCGCAGAAGCTGCTGGAGGGCTGGGACTACACCCAGGAGTCCGACTCGGCGGCGGCCGCGTACTTCAACGCGGTCTGGCGAAACATCCTCAAGCTGGCCTTCGGCGACAAGCTCCCCAAGGAGCTGCGGGTCAAGGGCGAATGCCTGAACGTGCCCCCGGCCAAGAGCTCCGGTCCGGTCGACGAGCAGGACAAGCGGGTACGCGAATGCGGCCAGCGCGCCCCCGACTCGGCGCAGCCGGACGGCGGTGACCGCTGGTACCAGGTCGTCGAGAACCTCATGGACAAGCCGGACAGCGACTGGTGGAAGGCGCCGGCGAACCGCAAGGACAAGGCGACCGGGAACCGCGAGGAGCTCTTCGCCCGCGCCATGGAGGACGCCCGCTGGGAGCTGACGGCCAAGCTCGGCAAGGACATCACCACCTGGAACTGGGGCCGGCTGCACCAGCTGACCCTGAAGAACCAGACCCTCGGTACGGAGGGGCCCGGACTGCTCCAGCGGGTGCTGAACCGGGGCCCGTGGAACCTGGGCGGCGGCGAGGCCGCGGTGGACGCCACCGGCTGGAACGCGGCGGGCGGCTACGAGGTCGTCTGGGTCCCGTCGATGCGGATGGTCCTCAACGTGGGGGACTGGGACAAGTCCCGCTGGATCAACCTCACCGGCGCCTCCGGGCACGCGTTCAGCGCGCACTACACCGACCAGACGGACAAGTGGGTCAACGGCGAGCTGCTCGACTGGTCCTACGGGACGAACGCGGTCACCGGGTCGACGAAGGACACGCTGACCCTGAAACCGTAA
- a CDS encoding 5-formyltetrahydrofolate cyclo-ligase: MSAKALLRRELLAARRLLTEEDVERAAAVLARRALGLAELSAARTVAAYVSVGREPGTRALLDALRARGVRVLLPVLLPDNDLDWAPYEGAGRLEKAGRGLLEPDGERLGPGAVLEADAVLLPGLAVDGRGMRLGRGGGSYDRVLARLSAAGAHPALIVLLYDDEVAARVPEEPHDHPVDAVVTPAGSRRFSDG, from the coding sequence ATGTCCGCAAAGGCACTGCTGCGGCGTGAACTGCTCGCCGCACGACGCCTCCTGACAGAGGAGGACGTCGAACGGGCCGCCGCGGTTCTGGCCCGCCGCGCGCTCGGACTCGCCGAGCTCTCCGCGGCCCGCACCGTCGCCGCGTATGTCTCGGTGGGGCGCGAACCGGGCACCCGCGCCCTGCTGGACGCGCTGCGCGCACGGGGCGTGCGGGTGCTGCTGCCGGTGCTCCTGCCGGACAACGACCTGGACTGGGCGCCGTACGAGGGCGCCGGGAGGCTTGAGAAGGCCGGTCGCGGACTGCTGGAACCGGACGGGGAGCGGCTCGGCCCCGGCGCCGTTCTGGAGGCGGACGCGGTACTGCTGCCGGGCCTCGCGGTGGACGGGCGCGGAATGCGGCTGGGCCGCGGCGGCGGCAGCTACGACCGGGTGCTGGCCCGGCTCTCGGCGGCCGGGGCGCATCCGGCCCTGATCGTCCTGCTGTACGACGACGAGGTGGCCGCGCGGGTCCCGGAGGAACCGCACGACCACCCCGTGGACGCGGTCGTGACACCGGCTGGATCACGGCGCTTCAGCGACGGCTGA